A stretch of the Erpetoichthys calabaricus chromosome 3, fErpCal1.3, whole genome shotgun sequence genome encodes the following:
- the tp53i3 gene encoding quinone oxidoreductase PIG3 isoform X2, which yields MLAVHFDSPGEAENLYIKEVARPEPSEGEVLIKVHASALNRADLLQRRGFYLPPPGASEILGLEAAGVVVSEGADWSVGDRVMALLSGGGNAEYVTVPEDQLMAIPNQMTFIQAAAIPEAWLTAYQLLHFVAEVKNGETVLIHAGGSGVGTAAIQLCRLAGAVPVVTAGSADKLKKSMELGAAAGFNYKEEDFSSCLLTFTKGHGADIILDCVGASMWEQNVKCLSMDGRWVLYGTMGGVEVHGDILRQLLFKRGQLLTSLLRSRSPEYKSKLVKTFDENVLPYFSSDSRTPLHPVIDSIYKMDEIVSAHKHMEGNKNLGKIIINLDSED from the exons ATGTTGGCAGTGCATTTTGACTCGCCAGGTGAAGCTGAAAATCTTTACATCAAGGAAGTCGCCAGGCCTGAGCCAAGCGAAGGTGAAGTTCTTATTAAAGTGCACGCGAGTGCCCTGAACAGAGCAGACCTCCTGCAG AGAAGAGGATTCTATTTGCCCCCTCCTGGTGCCAGTGAGATACTCGGCCTTGAGGCAGCTGGTGTTGTAGTGAGTGAAGGAGCAGACTGGTCTGTAGGGGACAGGGTCATGGCCCTGCTGTCAGGTGGAGGGAATGCAGAGTATGTGACTGTTCCAGAAGACCAGTTGATGGCCATTCCCAATCAGATGACATTCATTCAggctgctgccattcctgaggcCTGGCTCACCGCATACCAGCTTTTACATTTTGTAG CTGAAGTGAAAAACGGCGAGACAGTACTAATCCATGCTGGAGGTAGTGGTGTTGGCACTGCTGCCATACAGCTGTGCCGGCTGGCAGGAGCTGTTCCAGTTGTAACAgcaggaagtgctgacaaactGAAGAAGTCAATGGAGTTGGGAGCTGCAGCCGGGTTTAATTATAAAGAGGAAGATTTCTCTAGCTGCTTGTTGACATTCACAAAAG GTCATGGTGCAGATATAATACTGGACTGTGTTGGTGCATCTATGTGGGAGCAGAATGTGAAATGTCTGAGTATGGATGGTCGATGGGTTTTATATGGCACTATGGGAGGAGTGGAAGTGCATGGAGATATCCTGAGACAACTGCTTTTCAAAAGAGGACAGCTTCTTACTAGTCTGCTAAGATCACGTAGCCCAGAG TATAAATCCAAGCTTGTCAAAACATTTGATGAAAATGTCCTGCCATATTTTTCTTCTGATTCACGGACACCTCTACATCCGGTGATTGACAGCATCTACAAGATGGACGAGATTGTGAGTGCCCATAAGCACATGGAGGGCAACAAAAACTTAGGCAAAATAATCATTAATCTAGACAGTGAAGATTAG
- the LOC127527301 gene encoding uncharacterized protein LOC127527301 produces MQKKLKHTEISYTLSADVRYRNQKEEARLQMKLDHLNFRYRVVMANLYQETATIMKEQEKLFHLRGTTHKATVDNTMNEVRRIKKDQNNSADLLEYDRSSSPKSDYMMGHPRAWSGYSFRSRFKPNSRLSMTEQASSYSTANVRQRPKSTISLPGRSAISCLEADLQVLTCKQLQSIATIDNIFRKEMTKQKENEEEEKRKMRSMMESSLNQRITDFLSKLKSGERKRVES; encoded by the coding sequence atgcagaaaaaattaaaacacacagagatatCTTACACATTGTCAGCAGATGTAAGGTACAGGAATCAAAAGGAGGAAGCACGACTACAAATGAAGCTTGACCATCTTAACTTTAGATATCGAGTTGTAATGGCAAACCTCTACCAGGAAACAGCTACTATAATGAAAGAACAGGAAAAGTTGTTCCACCTAAGAGGTACAACTCACAAGGCCACAGTAGACAACACTATGAATGAAGTAAGGCGGATAAAAAAAGATCAGAACAACAGTGCTGACCTATTGGAGTATGACAGATCATCCTCTCCCAAATCTGACTACATGATGGGTCATCCTCGTGCATGGTCAGGATACAGTTTTAGATCAAGATTCAAACCCAATTCTCGGTTAAGTATGACAGAGCAAGCTAGCAGCTATTCAACAGCCAATGTCAGGCAACGGCCAAAATCCACAATCTCTCTACCAGGCAGATCAGCCATCAGCTGTCTGGAGGCTGACCTGCAGGTGCTCACATGCAAGCAGTTGCAAAGTATTGCCACTATAGATAATATTTTTAGGAAGGAAATGaccaagcaaaaagaaaatgaagaagaagaaaaaaggaagatgAGATCAATGATGGAAAGCAGCTTAAATCAACGAATCACAGACTTCCTAAGCAAATTAAAAAGTGGTGAGAGGAAAAGAGTTGAATCATAG
- the tp53i3 gene encoding quinone oxidoreductase PIG3 isoform X1, with translation MQGKMLAVHFDSPGEAENLYIKEVARPEPSEGEVLIKVHASALNRADLLQRRGFYLPPPGASEILGLEAAGVVVSEGADWSVGDRVMALLSGGGNAEYVTVPEDQLMAIPNQMTFIQAAAIPEAWLTAYQLLHFVAEVKNGETVLIHAGGSGVGTAAIQLCRLAGAVPVVTAGSADKLKKSMELGAAAGFNYKEEDFSSCLLTFTKGHGADIILDCVGASMWEQNVKCLSMDGRWVLYGTMGGVEVHGDILRQLLFKRGQLLTSLLRSRSPEYKSKLVKTFDENVLPYFSSDSRTPLHPVIDSIYKMDEIVSAHKHMEGNKNLGKIIINLDSED, from the exons ATGCAGGGCAAGATGTTGGCAGTGCATTTTGACTCGCCAGGTGAAGCTGAAAATCTTTACATCAAGGAAGTCGCCAGGCCTGAGCCAAGCGAAGGTGAAGTTCTTATTAAAGTGCACGCGAGTGCCCTGAACAGAGCAGACCTCCTGCAG AGAAGAGGATTCTATTTGCCCCCTCCTGGTGCCAGTGAGATACTCGGCCTTGAGGCAGCTGGTGTTGTAGTGAGTGAAGGAGCAGACTGGTCTGTAGGGGACAGGGTCATGGCCCTGCTGTCAGGTGGAGGGAATGCAGAGTATGTGACTGTTCCAGAAGACCAGTTGATGGCCATTCCCAATCAGATGACATTCATTCAggctgctgccattcctgaggcCTGGCTCACCGCATACCAGCTTTTACATTTTGTAG CTGAAGTGAAAAACGGCGAGACAGTACTAATCCATGCTGGAGGTAGTGGTGTTGGCACTGCTGCCATACAGCTGTGCCGGCTGGCAGGAGCTGTTCCAGTTGTAACAgcaggaagtgctgacaaactGAAGAAGTCAATGGAGTTGGGAGCTGCAGCCGGGTTTAATTATAAAGAGGAAGATTTCTCTAGCTGCTTGTTGACATTCACAAAAG GTCATGGTGCAGATATAATACTGGACTGTGTTGGTGCATCTATGTGGGAGCAGAATGTGAAATGTCTGAGTATGGATGGTCGATGGGTTTTATATGGCACTATGGGAGGAGTGGAAGTGCATGGAGATATCCTGAGACAACTGCTTTTCAAAAGAGGACAGCTTCTTACTAGTCTGCTAAGATCACGTAGCCCAGAG TATAAATCCAAGCTTGTCAAAACATTTGATGAAAATGTCCTGCCATATTTTTCTTCTGATTCACGGACACCTCTACATCCGGTGATTGACAGCATCTACAAGATGGACGAGATTGTGAGTGCCCATAAGCACATGGAGGGCAACAAAAACTTAGGCAAAATAATCATTAATCTAGACAGTGAAGATTAG